The following coding sequences are from one Granulicella arctica window:
- a CDS encoding KpsF/GutQ family sugar-phosphate isomerase yields the protein MSETTANNTRHDSLTRTLSLEIAGLVSVRAALDGSLGERLLEAVELILSRTERGGRTLVTGVGKSGHIGRKIAATLTSTGSPAHFLHAGEAGHGDLGILQPQDIVLAISWSGETPELAPILDYTRRFHIPLIALTSSAASALGSVAEICLELPAMQEACPNGLAPTTSTTMQLAVGDALAVCLLEARGFSSGEFHDLHPAGRLGARLRRANSLMHTGDRLPLVREGTLLSAAIVEMTSKGFGVTAVLDTTGKLTGIVTDGDLRRTFKAGFTDRPVEEAMTLSPWTIDAHTLAPEILFQMNARSVTTVFVLKAGEPIGILHIHDLLRIGLG from the coding sequence ATGAGCGAGACGACTGCCAACAACACTCGCCACGACTCCCTCACTCGCACCCTCTCCCTCGAGATCGCCGGGCTCGTATCAGTCCGTGCCGCTCTCGACGGCAGCCTCGGCGAACGCCTTCTCGAAGCCGTCGAGCTCATCCTCAGTCGCACCGAGCGCGGCGGCAGAACGCTCGTCACCGGAGTCGGCAAATCCGGTCACATCGGCCGCAAGATCGCCGCGACTCTTACTTCTACCGGCTCGCCCGCGCACTTCCTCCACGCAGGCGAAGCAGGCCACGGCGACCTCGGCATCCTGCAGCCGCAGGACATCGTCCTCGCCATCTCCTGGTCCGGCGAAACCCCTGAACTCGCGCCCATCCTCGACTACACGCGCCGCTTCCACATCCCGCTCATTGCCCTCACCTCAAGCGCCGCCAGTGCCCTCGGCAGCGTAGCCGAGATCTGCCTCGAACTTCCAGCCATGCAGGAAGCCTGTCCCAACGGACTCGCACCAACCACCTCAACCACCATGCAGCTAGCCGTCGGCGACGCGCTCGCCGTCTGCCTGCTCGAAGCCCGCGGATTCTCCTCCGGCGAGTTCCACGACCTGCATCCAGCAGGCCGTCTCGGCGCAAGACTCCGCCGCGCAAACTCTCTGATGCACACCGGCGACAGGCTTCCGCTCGTCCGCGAAGGCACGCTGCTCTCCGCCGCCATCGTCGAGATGACCTCCAAAGGCTTCGGTGTCACCGCCGTCCTCGACACAACCGGCAAGCTGACCGGCATCGTCACCGATGGAGACCTACGCCGCACCTTCAAGGCCGGCTTCACCGATCGTCCCGTCGAAGAGGCCATGACCCTCAGTCCCTGGACGATCGACGCTCACACGCTCGCTCCCGAGATCCTCTTCCAGATGAACGCCCGCAGCGTCACCACTGTCTTTGTGCTCAAAGCAGGCGAGCCCATCGGCATCCTGCACATCCACGACCTGCTGCGCATCGGCCTCGGCTAG
- a CDS encoding GGDEF domain-containing protein, giving the protein MSVPPGKDRTVAPGARKLILQPLRRKVIQMGTLRAVLWVTGTAEVMAIALGWLLIRLMGYSAEAGRAIYMATSTIPLIVAPIVGGTIVLLLEDVEEARQALQEISTHDGLTSLFNRTYFMERLRREISYAERYLTPLSLLIFDADDFKRINDKYGHSVGDLVLESIAQTCTTLLREHDVLARYGGEEFVLLLPSTAAEGACQVAEKLRVALESMRIPVEGQADRISITVSIGVSSRKGLQDTADTLFARTDKALYRAKLAGKNRWTLL; this is encoded by the coding sequence ATGAGTGTTCCTCCTGGGAAGGACCGGACCGTCGCGCCCGGCGCGCGCAAGTTGATCTTGCAGCCGCTGCGCAGGAAGGTGATCCAGATGGGGACGCTGCGTGCTGTCCTCTGGGTCACTGGGACGGCGGAGGTGATGGCGATCGCTCTGGGCTGGCTGCTGATCCGACTCATGGGATATTCGGCTGAGGCAGGCAGGGCAATTTATATGGCTACATCGACGATTCCATTAATTGTTGCGCCTATCGTTGGGGGGACGATCGTGCTGCTGTTGGAGGATGTGGAGGAGGCGCGCCAGGCGCTCCAGGAGATCTCTACTCATGATGGCCTAACGAGCCTCTTCAATCGAACGTATTTCATGGAGCGTCTGCGGCGTGAGATCTCGTATGCGGAGCGCTACCTGACACCTTTGTCTCTGTTGATCTTCGACGCAGACGACTTCAAGCGTATCAATGACAAATACGGCCACTCGGTGGGCGATCTGGTTCTGGAGTCCATCGCGCAGACCTGCACGACGCTGCTGCGTGAGCATGATGTGCTGGCGCGATATGGCGGAGAGGAGTTTGTTCTTCTCCTGCCTTCGACTGCCGCGGAGGGTGCTTGTCAGGTAGCGGAAAAGCTCCGTGTTGCCTTGGAGAGCATGAGAATCCCGGTTGAAGGGCAGGCTGATCGGATCTCCATTACGGTGAGTATTGGGGTCTCCAGTCGCAAGGGCTTGCAGGATACGGCAGACACGCTGTTTGCGCGTACGGACAAGGCGTTGTATCGGGCGAAGCTGGCGGGTAAAAACCGATGGACGCTGCTGTAG
- a CDS encoding FKBP-type peptidyl-prolyl cis-trans isomerase, with product MKLASTLLLTFAPAALLASQASAQTAAVQKPVTHHPTASSANALPPNIPKVVGIAKPLYSLKYIDTHIGTGPLAESSVLGTSQANSKVIFYTVHYTGWLAKDGTKFDSSLDHPGKEPITFPYGLHRVIPGWDTGFQGMHVGGKRRLFVPWQLAYGDSGRPPTIPAKSDLIFDVELVSFSDKPPASKTPPAPKAQPAPPTAPAGAATPLPATKPDAAPATSTPAPSATPAPDTTPKPPSHPESR from the coding sequence ATGAAACTCGCCTCCACTCTGCTCCTTACCTTTGCCCCTGCTGCGCTCCTCGCCAGCCAGGCATCCGCACAGACAGCGGCTGTCCAAAAGCCCGTCACCCATCACCCCACCGCATCGTCTGCGAACGCGCTACCTCCGAATATTCCGAAGGTCGTCGGCATTGCCAAACCTCTCTACTCCCTCAAATACATCGACACTCACATCGGCACCGGCCCGCTCGCCGAGTCCAGCGTACTTGGAACCTCCCAAGCCAACTCCAAAGTTATCTTCTACACCGTCCACTACACTGGCTGGCTCGCCAAGGACGGCACCAAGTTTGACTCCTCCCTCGACCACCCCGGCAAGGAACCCATCACCTTTCCCTATGGCCTACACCGCGTCATTCCTGGCTGGGACACCGGCTTCCAAGGCATGCACGTCGGTGGCAAGCGGCGCCTCTTCGTCCCCTGGCAGCTCGCTTACGGCGATTCCGGCCGTCCGCCCACTATCCCTGCCAAGTCAGATCTGATCTTCGATGTTGAACTGGTCAGCTTCTCCGACAAACCGCCTGCTTCCAAGACGCCACCCGCTCCAAAGGCACAGCCCGCTCCGCCGACAGCTCCGGCTGGCGCAGCGACTCCACTTCCGGCAACGAAGCCCGATGCTGCTCCGGCAACCAGCACCCCTGCACCATCGGCTACTCCGGCTCCGGATACCACGCCCAAGCCTCCCTCGCATCCTGAGAGCCGCTAG
- the fliS gene encoding flagellar export chaperone FliS: MSDANYRQQSLAGATGVQLIVALYDGAIRFLYRAIQSVEEDDVHGRRIAVKKVIDILMYLQARLRPDVGGSPAIALAEFYATMFTMTLEASHFASKEQFQEVIGCVRNVRDAWAIVAKDPEAGKLLPRELRTREERALPARMPSIVEEPRAPVRWSA, from the coding sequence ATGAGCGACGCAAACTATCGGCAGCAATCTTTGGCAGGAGCGACTGGAGTGCAGTTGATCGTGGCGCTCTATGATGGCGCTATTCGTTTCCTCTATCGTGCGATCCAGAGCGTGGAAGAAGATGACGTGCACGGGCGGCGCATCGCAGTGAAGAAGGTGATCGACATCCTGATGTATCTACAGGCGCGGCTACGTCCAGATGTCGGCGGCAGCCCGGCGATTGCGCTCGCGGAGTTTTACGCGACCATGTTCACGATGACGCTCGAAGCCTCGCACTTCGCATCCAAAGAGCAGTTTCAAGAGGTGATCGGCTGCGTCCGGAACGTTCGCGATGCCTGGGCGATCGTGGCGAAGGACCCCGAGGCTGGAAAGCTTCTGCCACGCGAACTTCGTACGCGAGAAGAGAGGGCGCTGCCGGCACGGATGCCGTCAATTGTTGAGGAGCCGCGCGCTCCGGTGCGCTGGTCAGCCTGA
- a CDS encoding flagellin yields MSLSVLNNISAIYAQNNLNQTQSSLQTTLEQLSSGSRINSGADDAAGLALANGLQANVTALTQSSQNATDGVGLLQTADGALSQVTNLLDRATTLATEASNGTLNASQLGAANAEYQSILTEIGNIGSTTNYNGDQIFTAAATNIVVSDGTTSGTTTFAETVGVLTAGSVGTTTGGAAGESLTGTDLTSNTDAETALTDVTAAIADVAFQRGTLGADSNQLTAASNVASAESVNLTSAESSIMSTDYGQASSNLSKYEVLSQTGISALAQANSVQQEVLKLLQ; encoded by the coding sequence ATGTCCTTGAGTGTCCTCAACAATATCTCAGCCATCTATGCGCAGAACAATCTGAACCAGACGCAGTCGAGCCTTCAGACCACGCTCGAGCAGCTCTCTTCGGGTTCGCGCATCAACAGCGGCGCAGACGATGCAGCTGGCCTTGCGCTTGCAAATGGCCTTCAGGCAAACGTCACAGCACTCACGCAGTCTTCACAGAATGCTACCGATGGTGTCGGCTTATTGCAGACAGCGGATGGAGCTCTCTCGCAGGTGACCAATCTGCTGGATCGTGCAACGACGCTGGCGACCGAAGCCTCCAACGGTACGCTGAATGCTTCCCAGCTTGGTGCTGCAAATGCGGAGTACCAGAGCATCCTGACCGAGATCGGCAACATCGGCAGCACCACCAACTACAACGGTGACCAGATCTTCACCGCTGCGGCAACCAACATCGTCGTCAGCGACGGCACCACGTCTGGCACCACGACCTTTGCTGAGACGGTAGGCGTACTGACCGCGGGCAGCGTCGGAACGACTACCGGAGGAGCAGCCGGCGAGTCACTCACGGGAACGGATCTCACCAGTAACACCGATGCAGAGACTGCGCTTACTGATGTGACGGCTGCGATCGCGGATGTCGCCTTTCAGCGAGGCACACTCGGTGCGGACAGTAACCAGCTGACCGCCGCTTCGAACGTTGCCAGTGCGGAGAGCGTCAACCTCACCTCAGCCGAGTCGAGCATCATGTCCACCGACTACGGCCAGGCTTCGAGCAACCTGTCGAAGTATGAGGTGCTCAGCCAGACCGGTATCAGTGCTCTGGCGCAGGCCAACAGCGTACAGCAGGAAGTCCTCAAGCTGCTTCAGTAA
- a CDS encoding flagellar FlbD family protein — MIELTRLNGNGLIVNCDLIKYAEAAPDTVLTLVTGEKLVVLETCAQVYELSLRYRAEVLRGAWPEASIPLSAKSAYDAAELVHQQP; from the coding sequence ATGATTGAACTCACCCGACTGAACGGAAATGGCCTGATCGTCAACTGCGATCTGATCAAGTACGCCGAGGCAGCACCCGACACCGTTTTAACTCTGGTCACAGGCGAGAAATTAGTCGTCCTCGAGACCTGCGCTCAGGTATACGAGCTCTCCCTGCGCTATCGAGCAGAGGTTCTTCGAGGAGCATGGCCGGAGGCGTCGATCCCTTTGAGCGCGAAGAGTGCCTACGATGCTGCCGAACTGGTGCACCAGCAGCCTTGA
- the fliD gene encoding flagellar filament capping protein FliD, with the protein MSTVGINFGSATSGAGFDVATTVTAIQASELAIETPWQNELTALSAQDTVLSTLGTDLGTLTTSVQALTDFTGVLSEKQGSSSDTNVLTLTGATSASVAGSHTVVVKSLAETSSNYSDTLTNADDTLSGSITIQVGSGTAQTVTVDSSSDSLSTLATAINSADIGVNASVITDANGSRLSLVSSTSGSAGQLTITSALTDSTTGNSIGFSVGQTGVNASLTVDGISVSSASNTVTNAIPGVTFQLLSALPGTQVQVQITNDDTDVSTALSTFVTAYNAVVKDITTQEGKDSSGNAEPLYGSPTLSLLQTQLSQAMIAGTASGSISSVTQLGISFNTDGTLSLNTDTLQSTLDSDYSDVVGYLQNTGSFGQSLATTLNSLGSQAPDGVVYLAQQQNSTEETALNLNITNENALLATQKTALTTELNTANEILQAIPSQLNEVNELYSALTGYNTGNG; encoded by the coding sequence ATGAGTACAGTCGGAATTAACTTCGGATCGGCGACCAGCGGAGCGGGCTTCGATGTCGCTACGACCGTGACGGCGATCCAGGCCTCGGAGTTGGCGATCGAGACTCCCTGGCAGAACGAACTGACTGCCCTCAGCGCACAGGATACGGTTCTTTCCACGCTTGGAACGGACCTTGGCACGTTGACGACATCGGTCCAGGCGTTGACCGATTTCACGGGCGTGCTGTCGGAGAAGCAGGGGTCCAGTTCGGATACGAATGTTCTTACGCTGACTGGCGCTACCTCGGCTTCGGTTGCGGGAAGCCATACGGTGGTGGTCAAGTCGTTGGCGGAGACCTCGTCGAACTACTCCGACACACTTACGAATGCCGACGACACGCTCTCCGGCAGCATTACGATTCAGGTTGGATCAGGTACAGCGCAGACCGTGACGGTGGACAGTAGTAGCGACTCTCTGAGTACATTGGCTACGGCGATCAACTCAGCAGATATCGGTGTGAACGCCTCTGTGATTACGGACGCGAACGGATCACGGCTGTCCCTGGTCAGTTCGACCAGTGGCTCTGCGGGTCAGCTCACGATCACGAGTGCGCTCACGGATTCGACGACTGGAAACAGCATCGGCTTCAGCGTTGGGCAGACTGGTGTGAATGCGAGCCTGACCGTGGATGGCATCAGCGTCAGCAGCGCGTCGAACACGGTGACGAATGCTATTCCCGGTGTCACCTTTCAGCTGCTCTCAGCGCTGCCCGGCACTCAGGTGCAGGTGCAGATTACGAACGATGATACAGATGTGAGTACGGCGCTCAGCACGTTTGTGACGGCTTACAACGCTGTCGTCAAAGACATCACCACACAGGAGGGGAAGGATTCTAGCGGCAATGCGGAGCCGCTGTATGGCAGCCCAACGCTCTCGCTGCTTCAGACCCAACTTAGCCAGGCAATGATTGCCGGCACGGCGAGTGGCAGCATCAGCAGTGTGACGCAGCTCGGCATCTCCTTCAATACGGATGGAACCCTCTCATTGAATACGGATACATTGCAATCGACACTCGACAGCGATTATTCCGACGTCGTTGGTTACCTGCAAAACACTGGCAGCTTCGGGCAGAGCCTCGCGACGACCCTGAATAGTTTGGGTTCACAGGCTCCTGATGGGGTTGTCTACCTTGCGCAACAGCAGAACAGCACGGAGGAGACGGCTCTCAACCTGAACATCACCAATGAAAATGCGCTGTTGGCGACTCAGAAGACCGCTTTGACCACTGAACTGAATACAGCCAATGAGATTCTTCAGGCGATTCCGAGTCAACTAAACGAGGTCAACGAGCTGTACAGCGCGCTGACCGGCTACAACACGGGTAATGGGTGA
- a CDS encoding LptF/LptG family permease, translating into MRLFTRYILREVVSHALLGGALFTFVLFMKDLGTILELVVRNSASFWDVVRIFAYMLPNALTVTIPMAVLVGILLGLSRLAADSEITAMRACGMGAWQFVRIVSLISIAALGLGIVNSVYLAPRSAAGLLSLQDSLKSSQASFEVQPRVFYEDLKNYVLYVQNVKPAAGAAVWQHVFLADLTEPATPHITTADQALVVNGDNQTLQMHLMDGGQHQISSTDPNQYEVSTFSTMNLPIQTGAQDDTHVSRSDTPLHALTLPELWQKAKLPNGRPYSIELNTRFSYPFACLVLMLVGVPLGLSSKRGGKSTGFVITILLVLVYYVLSLVGIAFAKSGKLPPFVGVWGANILFAIAGALLLQQLSRGGIALNIFASIGQTLSTQFARLFRKEDGTQGSSHPPTDLATFMRRTFHIRFPLLLDDYVMREYSMNFVLVLSSLIMLFIVFTFFELIGDMIRNRTPLVTVGDYLLNLIPFILSQVTPLCSLVAVLITFGAFSKSSELTAMKSSGISIYRVVAPVLVLAAVIAVSLFTFDEFYLPAANRRQEAIRSVIKGKPAQTFLRPDRKWISGQNTNNGEPTRIFYYQFFDADKNVFANLTVFEFSPGSFNLTRRIFAGSAHWDDRVDRWVFENGWQRTFSGETTATFQPFTLSTFPEIRENPSYFKKEDLQSQEMSYTELSRYIDDLKQSGFDTKRLSVQLDRKIAYPLITLIMAILAVPFALSMGKRGGLAGIATAIGLAISYWVVDGVFVAMGNVNTLPAVLAAWSPDLLFAMAGTYLLLRTQT; encoded by the coding sequence ATGCGCCTCTTCACCCGCTACATTCTTCGCGAAGTCGTCTCCCATGCCCTCCTCGGCGGAGCTCTCTTCACCTTCGTGCTCTTCATGAAGGATCTGGGCACGATCCTGGAGCTCGTCGTCCGCAACTCGGCCTCGTTCTGGGACGTCGTGCGCATCTTCGCCTACATGCTGCCCAACGCGCTCACCGTGACCATTCCGATGGCCGTCCTGGTCGGCATCCTGCTCGGCCTCAGCCGCCTCGCCGCCGACAGCGAGATCACCGCGATGCGCGCCTGCGGCATGGGCGCATGGCAGTTCGTCCGCATCGTCTCGCTCATCTCCATCGCCGCCCTCGGGCTGGGCATCGTCAACTCGGTCTACCTTGCCCCACGCTCCGCCGCCGGCCTGCTCTCGCTCCAGGACTCGCTCAAGTCCTCACAAGCCAGCTTTGAAGTCCAGCCACGCGTCTTCTACGAGGACCTGAAAAACTACGTCCTCTACGTGCAGAACGTCAAACCGGCAGCCGGAGCCGCCGTCTGGCAACATGTCTTCCTCGCCGACCTCACCGAGCCCGCCACGCCGCACATCACCACCGCCGATCAGGCTCTCGTCGTCAATGGAGACAACCAGACACTCCAGATGCACCTCATGGACGGCGGCCAGCACCAGATCTCCAGCACCGACCCGAACCAATATGAGGTCTCGACCTTCAGCACCATGAACCTGCCCATCCAAACCGGCGCGCAGGACGATACCCATGTCAGCCGGTCGGATACGCCACTCCACGCCCTGACGCTGCCCGAACTCTGGCAGAAGGCAAAGCTTCCCAACGGCCGGCCGTACAGCATCGAGCTGAACACGCGCTTCTCCTACCCCTTCGCCTGCCTCGTGCTGATGCTGGTCGGCGTCCCGCTCGGCCTCTCCTCCAAACGCGGCGGCAAGAGCACCGGCTTCGTCATCACCATCCTGCTCGTCCTTGTCTATTACGTCCTCTCGCTGGTTGGCATCGCCTTCGCCAAATCCGGCAAGCTCCCACCCTTCGTCGGCGTTTGGGGAGCCAACATCCTCTTCGCCATCGCCGGAGCCCTGTTGTTGCAGCAGCTCTCACGCGGCGGCATCGCCCTCAATATCTTCGCGTCCATCGGACAAACACTCAGCACCCAGTTCGCCCGCCTCTTCCGCAAAGAGGACGGCACACAAGGCTCCAGCCATCCTCCTACGGATCTGGCCACCTTCATGCGCCGCACCTTCCACATCCGTTTCCCGCTTCTGCTCGATGACTACGTGATGCGCGAGTACTCGATGAACTTCGTCCTCGTGCTCTCTTCGCTCATTATGCTCTTCATCGTCTTCACCTTCTTCGAGCTGATCGGCGACATGATCCGCAACCGCACGCCGCTCGTGACGGTGGGCGACTACCTGCTAAACCTGATCCCCTTTATCCTGTCGCAGGTCACGCCGCTCTGCTCGCTCGTCGCCGTGCTCATCACCTTCGGCGCCTTCAGTAAGTCGTCCGAGCTAACAGCGATGAAGTCCTCTGGAATCAGCATCTATCGCGTCGTCGCGCCCGTGCTCGTCCTCGCCGCCGTCATCGCCGTCTCACTCTTCACCTTCGATGAGTTCTACCTCCCCGCCGCGAATCGTCGCCAGGAGGCCATCCGATCCGTCATCAAGGGCAAGCCTGCGCAGACCTTCCTGCGGCCTGATCGCAAGTGGATCTCCGGCCAGAACACAAACAACGGCGAGCCTACCCGCATCTTCTACTACCAGTTCTTTGACGCTGATAAAAACGTCTTCGCCAACCTCACCGTCTTCGAGTTCAGTCCCGGCAGCTTCAACCTCACCCGCCGCATCTTCGCAGGCAGCGCCCATTGGGACGATCGCGTGGATCGCTGGGTCTTCGAAAACGGCTGGCAGCGTACCTTCTCCGGGGAGACGACAGCCACCTTCCAGCCATTCACCCTCTCGACCTTCCCCGAGATACGCGAAAACCCCTCCTACTTCAAAAAAGAGGATCTCCAGTCGCAGGAGATGTCCTACACGGAGCTCTCGCGCTACATCGACGACCTGAAACAATCGGGCTTCGACACCAAGCGCCTCAGCGTCCAGCTCGACCGCAAGATCGCCTATCCGCTCATCACGCTCATCATGGCGATCCTCGCCGTCCCATTTGCACTCTCCATGGGCAAACGGGGCGGACTCGCGGGCATCGCCACAGCCATTGGACTAGCCATCTCCTATTGGGTCGTCGACGGTGTCTTCGTCGCCATGGGCAACGTCAACACCCTCCCTGCGGTGCTCGCCGCCTGGTCGCCCGACCTGCTCTTCGCCATGGCCGGAACCTACCTTCTCCTCCGCACCCAGACCTAA
- a CDS encoding ABC transporter ATP-binding protein yields MFKRLRPLAPYLKRYWKSLAWGAAATILYNVLKVLLPLVIGHAIDDMQHGLTEQKILHHALRLLVLALLSAIFLYTMRQVIIGASREIEFDLRNDLFANLERQPASFYHTHRTGDIMARTTNDLNAVRQLLGPAIMYSANTIVFTVAALPFMYKISPKLTFFAFVPLPLASVLVQYFGNRIHTRFERIQAMFSDISAKAQENFSGARLIRAFAQEEAEIASFETANQEYIKRSLHLVRLMAMLWPTLEFVLGLSLMITLLVGGHEVVAHRISVGQFTSFNVYMVQLTWPMIAVGWVVNLFQRGTASVVRIDELLTQKPAIDDAEVDHKTSEEPFNGTIELRHLTFSYAEGSPVLHDVNLSIPAGSSLAIVGPTGSGKSTLVGLIPRLHDAPPGSILIDGRPIRKFRLEELRKNIGFVPQETFLFSDTIRQNIAFGQPEATDAEIQDAAVVAHIRTEILEFPKGFDTMVGERGVTLSGGQKQRSAIARAVIRDPRILILDDALASVDTYTEEQILSGLRRVMQGRTTIFISHRISTARNADQIAVLVEGRIAELGTHDELIARKGYYTSLYEKQRLEEELAVAQ; encoded by the coding sequence ATGTTTAAACGATTGCGACCGCTCGCCCCATACCTCAAGCGCTACTGGAAGAGCCTTGCCTGGGGCGCGGCCGCAACCATCCTCTATAACGTCCTGAAGGTCTTGCTGCCGCTCGTCATCGGCCATGCCATCGACGACATGCAGCATGGCCTGACGGAACAGAAGATCCTGCATCATGCGCTCCGTCTACTTGTCCTCGCGCTCCTTTCCGCTATCTTCCTTTACACCATGCGGCAGGTCATCATTGGAGCGTCACGCGAGATTGAGTTCGATCTCCGCAACGATCTCTTCGCCAACCTCGAACGCCAGCCCGCGAGCTTCTACCATACGCACCGGACCGGCGACATCATGGCCCGGACCACCAACGATCTGAACGCCGTCCGCCAGCTACTCGGCCCGGCCATCATGTACAGCGCGAACACCATCGTCTTCACCGTGGCCGCGCTGCCCTTCATGTATAAGATCAGCCCGAAGCTGACCTTCTTCGCCTTCGTGCCACTGCCGCTCGCGTCCGTTCTAGTGCAGTACTTCGGCAACCGCATCCACACACGCTTCGAGCGCATCCAGGCAATGTTCTCGGACATCTCCGCAAAGGCGCAGGAGAACTTCTCCGGAGCGCGGCTGATTCGTGCGTTTGCTCAGGAAGAGGCCGAGATCGCCTCCTTCGAGACTGCCAATCAGGAGTACATCAAACGCAGTCTGCACCTCGTTCGCTTGATGGCGATGCTTTGGCCTACACTCGAGTTCGTCCTCGGGCTCTCGCTGATGATTACGCTGCTGGTCGGTGGCCACGAGGTCGTCGCGCATCGTATTTCGGTCGGCCAGTTCACCTCGTTCAACGTCTACATGGTGCAACTGACGTGGCCAATGATCGCAGTAGGCTGGGTCGTCAATCTCTTCCAACGTGGCACAGCGTCCGTCGTCCGCATCGACGAGCTTCTCACGCAGAAGCCTGCCATCGACGACGCCGAAGTCGACCACAAGACCAGCGAAGAGCCCTTCAACGGCACCATCGAGCTCCGCCACCTGACCTTCTCCTATGCAGAAGGCTCTCCTGTACTGCACGACGTCAATCTGAGCATCCCGGCCGGAAGCAGTCTTGCCATCGTCGGCCCGACTGGATCAGGCAAGTCGACGCTCGTCGGTCTGATCCCGCGGCTGCACGATGCACCTCCAGGAAGCATCCTGATCGATGGACGCCCGATCCGCAAGTTCAGGCTCGAAGAGCTGCGGAAGAACATCGGCTTCGTACCGCAGGAGACCTTCCTCTTCTCCGACACCATCCGCCAGAACATCGCCTTCGGACAACCTGAGGCTACCGACGCCGAGATACAGGATGCCGCTGTCGTCGCGCACATTCGCACCGAGATCCTCGAGTTCCCCAAGGGCTTCGACACGATGGTCGGAGAGCGCGGAGTCACCCTGTCCGGTGGACAGAAGCAGCGTAGCGCCATCGCCCGCGCTGTCATCCGCGACCCACGCATCCTGATCCTCGACGATGCGCTGGCAAGCGTCGATACCTATACAGAAGAGCAGATCCTAAGCGGCCTGCGTCGAGTGATGCAGGGACGGACAACAATTTTCATCTCGCATCGTATTTCGACTGCGCGCAACGCCGATCAGATCGCCGTGCTGGTCGAAGGCCGCATCGCAGAGCTTGGCACACACGATGAACTGATCGCACGCAAGGGCTACTACACCAGCCTCTACGAAAAACAACGCCTCGAAGAGGAGCTTGCGGTCGCGCAGTAG
- the kdsA gene encoding 3-deoxy-8-phosphooctulonate synthase, protein MTLPNAIVEARNVRIGNQLPLTIIAGPCVLESRDHALKTAATLKEIATRLNFGLIYKTSFDKANRTSTSSHRGFGLDHALPIFAEIRDTLGLPVLTDVHEAAQCAPLAEAVDVLQIPAFLCRQTDLLLAAAETGKIVNVKKGQFLAPWDMQNVVAKLTSTGNKNVLLTERGASFGYNTLVSDMRSLPIMARTGAPIVFDATHSVQQPGGQGTTSGGQREFVPTLARAAVAVGVAAVFLETHEDPDHAPSDGPNMIPLRQFEALIRSLLAIDTLVKSPDFPVVTL, encoded by the coding sequence GTGACTTTACCCAACGCCATCGTAGAAGCCCGCAACGTCCGCATCGGCAACCAGCTCCCGCTCACCATCATCGCCGGCCCATGCGTGCTCGAGAGCCGCGACCACGCGCTCAAGACTGCTGCCACGCTCAAAGAGATCGCGACCCGCCTCAACTTCGGCCTCATCTACAAGACCTCCTTCGACAAGGCGAACCGCACCAGCACCTCATCGCATCGCGGCTTCGGTCTCGACCACGCGCTGCCCATCTTCGCCGAGATCCGCGACACGCTCGGCCTTCCCGTCCTCACCGACGTCCACGAAGCCGCCCAATGCGCGCCGCTCGCAGAAGCCGTCGACGTCCTCCAGATTCCCGCCTTCCTCTGCCGCCAGACCGACCTCCTACTCGCCGCGGCCGAGACTGGAAAGATCGTCAACGTCAAGAAGGGCCAGTTCCTCGCGCCCTGGGATATGCAGAACGTCGTCGCCAAGCTCACCAGCACGGGCAATAAGAACGTCCTGCTCACCGAGCGCGGCGCCTCCTTCGGCTACAACACCCTCGTCTCCGACATGCGCTCGCTCCCCATCATGGCTCGCACCGGCGCGCCGATCGTCTTCGACGCCACACATTCCGTCCAGCAGCCGGGCGGACAAGGCACAACCTCAGGCGGTCAGCGCGAGTTCGTCCCCACACTCGCCCGCGCCGCAGTCGCCGTCGGTGTCGCCGCCGTCTTCCTCGAGACTCACGAAGATCCCGATCATGCGCCCTCCGACGGTCCGAACATGATTCCGCTCCGCCAGTTCGAAGCGCTCATCCGCAGCCTCCTCGCCATCGACACGCTCGTCAAATCCCCCGACTTCCCGGTTGTGACCCTATGA